One Amaranthus tricolor cultivar Red isolate AtriRed21 chromosome 10, ASM2621246v1, whole genome shotgun sequence genomic window carries:
- the LOC130824802 gene encoding pathogenesis-related homeodomain protein — MKSYRSIPFDFSFDIGIKFLNLGSIYRFLVENGSLLLSGVTRKMGSLPFLVLFLNPIFDSKSYNKRIVGGGESCILEFQLYVNSIRSKFKLMKTLAQMRNSALKKLNKRRKLKFSSAVLSSGSKSLKTFDKKRKAETTRRNLFCRVIDTLEKHDHEGCQGDQSLCSSSKGKIDGGKLLTVSLKRRRKPKKNKVKVVPDEAAQLQRRARYLLVKMKLEQNLIDAYSGEGWKGQSREKIKPEKELQRAKNQIHKCKLGIRDTLHQLDLLGSVGQIDEALIAPDGSVHHEHIICKKCRSQEVSEDNDIILCDGSCNCAFHQKCIDPPLATKDIPPEEEGWLCKYCDCKVEILDAMNAHLGTLFSADTPWQDIFKEALLSNVGTEDSNLEEKWPDDESDDNDYDPDRDEYDSSNRCSMEDVYSNPETSTSSSCCSLESEVLSESGFSAGGGVVSSKIASLHQTCVVEFNNNEIATGPRKRCAVDYKKLYDEMFGKEKENSDGFFSEDEDWNPSKRRRREKENDVANTLMSLRETEVKKPDPQTSDVGDNHLPCPKSRKPLSRIPCEALQKLRQSFAENELPSRDVKRRISELVGLEYKKVNKWFKNARYMALKNKKRERVSDNSIIGFAVKKSAEVTLTKCSSTPISNHKKNRRVSWKDNLITFINIPKKQQTKDTLHASTKANVELSDDTCLKKHLLYLKARSRQRKRVKHDTEQPQESNVEKQMEDLCRIQEKLWKLKQVLSTIPEIATKESEEVSLNGQIVVYVPFARLKEKE, encoded by the exons ATGAAATCATATAGGAGTAttccatttgatttttcttttgataTTGGCATTAAATTTTTGAACTTGGGATCAATCTATCGATTTCTTGTTGAAAAT GGTTCTTTACTTCTTTCTGGGGTTACAAGAAAGATGGGTTCTCTTCCTTTCTTAGTGTTGTTTCTTAATCCAATT TTTGATAGCAAATCATATAATAAGCGCATTGTTGGGGGAGGAGAATCGTGCATTCTCGAGTTTCAACTGTATGTGAATTCTATTAGGAGTAAATTTAAGTTGATGAAAACGTTGGCGCAGATGAGAAATAGTGCACTTAAGAAGCTCAATAAGAGAAGGAAATTGAAATTTTCTTCAGCGGTTTTGAGCTCCGGTTCAAAGTCTCTGAAGACATTTGATAAGAAAAGAAAGGCTGAAACCACTAGAAGAAATTTGTTTTGCCGGGTTATTGACACTTTAGAAAAGCATGATCACGAGGGGTGTCAAGGCGATCAATCTCTATGTTCGAGTTCTAAAGGTAAGATTGATGGTGGGAAACTACTAACTGTAAGTTTAAAGAGGAGGAGAAAACcgaagaaaaataaagttaaagtgGTTCCAGATGAAGCAGCGCAATTGCAAAGGAGAGCACGGTATCTTTTGGTTAAAATGAAGCTCGAACAAAACCTTATTGATGCTTATTCCGGCGAAGGTTGGAAAGGTCAGAG TCGGGAAAAGATTAAGCCTGAAAAGGAACTACAAAGGGCCAAGAATCAGATACATAAATGCAAACTTGGAATTCGAGACACACTTCACCAGTTGGATTTACTTGGGTCTGTCGGGCAGATCGACGAGGCTTTGATTGCCCCAGATGGGTCTGTTCATCATGAACAT ataaTCTGCAAAAAGTGCAGATCTCAGGAAGTTTCAGAGGACAATGATATCATATTATGTGATGGCTCATGCAATTGTGCCTTCCATCAAAAATGTATTGATCCTCCTTTGGCGACGAAAGATA TTCCTCCCGAAGAAGAAGGTTGGTTGTGCAAGTACTGTGATTGTAAGGTGGAGATTTTAGACGCAATGAATGCACATCTTGGAACGCTATTTTCTGCAGATACCCCATGGCag GATATTTTTAAAGAAGCTCTTTTATCTAATGTCGGAACCGAAGATTCTAATCTTGAAGAAAAGTGGCCTGATGATGAGTCCGACGATAATGATTATGACCCTGACAGAGATGAATACGATAGCAGTAACAGATGTAGCATGGAGGACGTTTATTCTAATCCGGAAACTAGTACGAGCAGCTCATGTTGTTCATTGGAAAGCGAGGTTCTTTCGGAATCTGGATTTTCCGCAGGTGGAGGTGTTGTGTCAAGTAAAATTGCTTCCTTGCATCAGACGTGTGTCGTAGAATTTAACAATAATGAAATCGCTACCGGTCCCAGAAAGCGATGTGCTGTTGATTACAAAAAGCTCTATGAT GAAATGTTTgggaaagaaaaagagaattctGATGGTTTTTTTAGTGAAGATGAAGATTGGAACCCATCTAAAAGACGACGAAGAGAAAAAGAGAATGATGTTGCTAATACCCTTATGTCTTTGCGTGAAACTGAAGTTAAAAAGCCAGATCCACAAACATCGGACGTGGGTGACAATCATCTTCCATGCCCGAAATCTAGAAAGCCTCTCTCGAGAATTCCTTGTGAAGCATTGCAG AAACTTCGTCAGTCATTTGCGGAGAACGAGCTTCCATCTAGAGATGTTAAAAGACGAATCTCGGAGCTAGTTGGTCTCGAGTATAAAAAG GTTAATAAGTGGTTCAAAAATGCGCGCTACATGGCTTTGAAGAATAAGAAG AGAGAAAGAGTTTCGGACAATTCTATCATCGGTTTTGCAGTAAAGAAATCAGCTGAGGTCACTTTAACCAAGTGTTCTTCCACGCCCATTTCAAACCACAAAAAAAATCGCAGGGTTAGCTGGAAAGATAATTTGATAACCTTCATCAACATTCCAAAGAAGCAGCAGACGAAGGACACGTTACACGCTAGCACTAAG GCAAATGTGGAGCTAAGCGATGATACGTGCTTGAAGAAACACTTGTTATACTTGAAAGCTAGAAGTAGGCAGAGAAAAAGAGTAAAACATGACACCGAGCAACCTCAAGAATCAAACGTGGAAAAGCAAATGGAAGATTTATGTCGGATTCAAGAAAAGCTTTGGAAATTAAAACAAGTTTTATCGACTATTCCTGAAATCGCGACCAAGGAATCAGAAGAGGTAAGCTTGAATGGACAAATAGTGGTCTATGTTCCCTTTGCAAGGCTCAAGGAGAAAGAATGA
- the LOC130825279 gene encoding ABC transporter G family member 6-like — protein sequence MSSRVIDDNSASSSPTLLPYFGSTNYHTMDLESHGGDIGGGGGVNGGRRVSFSPTLGQLLKRVGDMRKEVTGDETPVHHTLALSPETRALPFVLRFTNLTYNVKIRRRMRLHSHTKTLLNDISGEARDGEIMAVLGASGSGKSTLIDALANRIAKGSLKGKITLNGEPLESRLLKVISAYVMQDDLLYPMLTVEETLMFSAEFRLPRALSKSKKKARVEQLIDQLGLRNAAKTIIGDEGHRGVSGGERRRVSIGIDIIHDPIILFLDEPTSGLDSTSAYMVVKVLQRIAQSGSIVVMSIHQPSYRIMGLLDRLIFLSKGQTVFSGSPSDLPGYFEEFGSPIPENENKTEFALDLIRELEGSPIGTKPLVEFHKGWQLKRRNTIPAIEGAPQDSRGGLSLKEAISASISRGKLVSGATNTDASPASMVPTFANPFYTEIATLSNRSIMNSRRMPELFGIRLGAVLVTGFILATMFWQLDNSPKGVQERLGFFAFAMSTTFYTCADALPVFLQERYIFMRETAYNAYRRSSYVLSHALTALPSLIFLSFAFAATTFWAVGLDGGASGFFFYFGIIMASFWAGNSFVSFLSGVVPHVMLGYVIVVAILAYFLLFSGFFINRDRIPNYWIWFHYISLVKYPYEGVLQNEFQDPTKCFIRGVQIFDNTPLGAVPNSIKVRLLQTISGSLGMTITPSTCVTTGADILQQQGITDLSKWSCLWITVAWGFFFRILFYISLLLGSKNKRN from the coding sequence ATGTCATCTCGTGTTATAGATGATAATTCTGCCTCATCTTCACCTACTCTCTTACCTTACTTTGGCTCAACTAACTATCACACCATGGATCTCGAATCCCACGGTGGTGATATTGGTGGTGGCGGTGGTGTTAATGGTGGTCGTCGTGTTTCATTCTCCCCCACGCTTGGACAACTGTTGAAGCGTGTGGGAGATATGCGCAAGGAGGTCACTGGTGATGAAACACCCGTGCACCACACCCTTGCGCTCAGCCCTGAAACACGCGCCCTCCCTTTCGTTCTTCGGTTCACAAACCTTACCTACAATGTCAAGATTAGAAGAAGAATGCGACTACACTCCCATACCAAGACACTATTGAATGATATTTCGGGCGAAGCCCGAGACGGAGAGATCATGGCCGTGCTAGGAGCAAGTGGGTCCGGAAAATCTACCCTTATTGACGCACTTGCTAACCGCATTGCTAAGGGTAGTCTCAAGGGAAAAATAACCTTAAATGGAGAACCACTAGAATCTCGCCTTCTAAAGGTTATATCAGCTTATGTAATGCAAGATGACTTGTTATACCCTATGCTAACGGTCGAGGAGACACTAATGTTCTCAGCTGAATTTCGACTTCCTCGAGCCTTGTCGAAATCCAAGAAAAAAGCACGAGTTGAGCAACTGATTGATCAGCTCGGGCTCAGGAACGCAGCCAAGACCATCATCGGTGACGAAGGTCACCGTGGTGTGTCGGGTGGTGAGCGTCGAAGGGTGTCGATTGGTATCGACATCATTCATGATCCTATAATACTGTTTCTCGATGAGCCGACCTCTGGTTTGGACTCAACAAGTGCTTATATGGTTGTTAAAGTCTTGCAAAGGATAGCACAAAGTGGAAGTATTGTAGTGATGTCTATACACCAACCTAGCTACCGTATTATGGGGTTATTAGACCGACTTATATTTCTATCAAAAGGACAGACAGTTTTCAGTGGGTCCCCTTCCGATTTACCGGGTTATTTCGAGGAATTTGGGAGCCCAATACctgaaaatgaaaacaaaacagaatttgCCCTTGATTTGATTAGAGAGCTAGAAGGTTCTCCGATAGGAACCAAACCTTTGGTTGAATTCCATAAAGGATGGCAATTAAAAAGAAGAAACACCATACCCGCCATTGAAGGAGCACCACAAGATAGTAGGGGTGGTTTGTCCTTAAAAGAAGCCATTAGTGCAAGTATCTCAAGAGGGAAACTAGTATCCGGCGCCACCAACACTGATGCAAGCCCAGCTTCAATGGTACCCACATTCGCTAACCCATTTTACACCGAAATCGCAACGTTATCCAACAGATCAATCATGAACTCCCGGCGGATGCCGGAACTGTTCGGAATCCGGCTTGGAGCGGTGCTAGTCACGGGGTTTATCCTCGCCACCATGTTCTGGCAGCTCGATAACTCCCCAAAGGGTGTTCAAGAACGTCTCGGATTCTTCGCTTTCGCTATGTCCACAACCTTCTACACATGTGCCGATGCTCTTCCCGTTTTCCTCCAAGAACGATACATCTTCATGAGAGAAACCGCGTACAACGCCTACCGCCGCTCATCCTACGTCCTATCCCACGCCCTAACCGCCTTACCTTCCTTAATCTTCCTCTCATTCGCCTTCGCCGCCACCACATTTTGGGCCGTGGGTCTCGACGGCGGAGCATCGGGCTTCTTCTTCTATTTCGGCATCATAATGGCCTCATTCTGGGCCGGAAACTCCTTCGTGTCCTTCCTCTCAGGCGTAGTCCCACACGTAATGCTCGGATACGTCATAGTCGTCGCAATTCTAGCCTATTTCCTCTTATTCTCAGGATTCTTCATCAACAGAGATCGAATCCCAAATTACTGGATCTGGTTTCACTACATTTCACTAGTAAAATACCCATATGAAGGTGTCCTGCAAAACGAGTTTCAGGACCCAACCAAATGCTTCATTAGAGGTGTACAAATCTTCGATAACACTCCATTAGGGGCAGTCCCTAATTCTATCAAGGTAAGATTATTGCAGACTATCAGTGGATCATTGGGGATGACGATTACGCCTTCTACTTGTGTTACTACCGGTGCTGATATCCTTCAACAACAAGGGATTACTGATTTGAGTAAGTGGAGTTGCTTGTGGATTACGGTTGCTTGGGGTTTTTTCTTTaggattttgttttatatttctttGTTATTGGGGAGCAAGAACAAGAGAAATTGA